In Topomyia yanbarensis strain Yona2022 chromosome 2, ASM3024719v1, whole genome shotgun sequence, one DNA window encodes the following:
- the LOC131683824 gene encoding signal-induced proliferation-associated 1-like protein 1 isoform X5: protein MMGMQAELGGPPLQSVSSMMATNGGAPSNGNMNLLPGQGGIHHHIGPPPHLHPSQPPPPPGHQQHQQQQQQQQQQQLSSGRSGGTARERAMHAVEYYNSNVLRARVGAGLAGPRNSVHDRYPYIQRHLGMNGGNKLVPPTSENLYRSNSSLELIHDHSGSHDGLHPGGSNLRREYGSHGSIDVISSDRHHVGQSTGESFLAMLAEYRPAVFGMDHTHHHVVGHHTHHDSRNGGISSGEDSLDRGNASPKLRMKFNRLWSSSGGQTGKAGRAQQTQSASLEDPSMSANVSMLSNVSASSTTTVSSADIEERQRRRAFAHFDCQSLTANLGYAAKLRGLLLARRRNTTTGASAAATYGTRSSTPDGESIDEDYGDGQGNELLESCPFFRNEIGGEEEREVSLTRMQNPLPVGQQRRAIHRPLLAYGVSVLECSPNETLWKANTCPYQRGPRPIEQIDNGALYYHQFFFGQEHQNWFGMDEQLGPVAISIKKEKLPPSLTPTLTIHGTDVTPAAGQTQQHLYRLIVRTSELLTLRGSVIEDSIPNPRGSGKHVSTKEILEYVAPEVQISCLRLGVNTPQCEQQLLKLDEQGLTNKYKVGILYCRAGQSSEEDMYNNEDAGPAFNEFLDTIGKRVRLKGFEHYKAGLDNKTDSTGTHSLYANYQDCEIMFHVSTMLPFTPNNRQQLLRKRHIGNDIVTVVFQEPGALPFTPKNIRSQFQHVFIIVRAVNPCTDHTQYRVAVSRSKEVPVFGPPVRAGALYAKSKHFADFLLSKVINAENAAHRSEKFATMATRTRQEYLKDLTSNYCSATLVDTGQKFSIFPSKKRERSKPRFSGDLTQRGAFCWQVVLHDSGQSTQVDCFLGISAETFVLIEECSRQIIFVTPCKAVLGWSTSQNSLRVYHHQGECVTLNMRDSGDRDEQLEVIERLRAVTNGCGALELGLRRNPMGQLGFHVQPDGVVTQVEISGQAWTAGLRQGYRLVEICKVAVATLSHDQMVDLLKTSAQVTVTVIESFADFSPRRGCSLQNCRFNSMNYESDYDSVPERTDKNGKKHLPSAQLQSANHRRRYVRNFSPPRSSNSSGYGTGSSSRSFTALNPNGIPPIEHRYCPDMGTLTSSSSGHSSNDERWYDVLDPQQEAAPTSMPTSSEQNIYHHPKLTSSSNSLPLAGVTPRPLSLHNDSRQLVVNNANNNANIALLKRLIISENNGHENNSAAEPLYSSSMKNLANNQHLSATEDEDLSRHNSPQLKRSATTTNIYGINGGKKAASNGPASSSSTSSSRNNSPRPNSGVIDTKLRQKSAAPQRNSVNYTGSSLQEDLMKLINPDYIAAASSDDNFNVGSIEKMQKGHPNSHSLGNISSLASASGLKPIQQLTQKSRSREGINLGSSNNLKVAKNNGTMNGGANGHQSEQESDVIFTTARPATVISSNCSSPASELNNNSSKLHINEDHLKMSPSRKQQMMAAAAVASGILKNSMMANGGGGSSAAGGSSASGGKIPLPDMKEMDWTSLVDTATKAMTQLTESGSKSHPQANVYYDDISQVLNGVVQQQQQLQQQQQQLQHLKQQQQLQQAAAVAAHHNGTGTPALSDLSSNSSSTSPVSIGSGNSGHQMQNSSSLPELQSQVTQLSDRVLREQRRRRSLEHAVRRLTEENRRLQDESQAAVQQLRRFTEWFFQTIDRQS, encoded by the exons ATGATGGGAATGCAAGCGGAGCTCGGTGGTCCACCGTTGCAATCGGTATCGTCAATGATGGCCACTAACGGTGGTGCTCCTTCGAACGGAAACATGAACCTACTGCCCGGTCAGGGAGGAATTCACCATCATATTGGTCCGCCGCCGCATCTGCATCCTTCTCAACCACCACCTCCACCAGGTCACCAGcaacatcagcagcagcagcaacaacagcaacaacaacagctgAGTAGTGGCCGTTCCGGTGGTACGGCACGGGAGCGAGCGATGCATGCCGTCGAGTACTACAACAGCAACGTGCTAAGGGCTCGTGTCGGTGCCGGGCTTGCTGGACCGCGAAACTCAGTTCACGATCGTTATCCCTACATCCAGCGACATCTCGGGATGAATGGAGGAAATAAGTTGGTTCCACCTACATCGGAAAACCTGTATAGAAGTAACTCAAGCTTGGAGCTAATTCACGATCACAGCGGTAGCCACGATGGACTACATCCCGGCGGGAGTAATTTGCGGAGGGAGTACGGAAGTCACGGTTCGATTGATGTGATCTCGTCCGATCGGCATCACGTGGGACAATCGACGGGTGAGAGTTTCCTGGCGATGCTGGCCGAATACAGACCGGCCGTGTTTGGAATGGATCACACACATCATCATgtagtaggacatcatacacaTCACGATAGTCGCAATGGCGGTATATCTTCCGGGGAGGATAGTTTGGATCGGGGTAACGCGAGTCCTAAGTTAAGAATGAAATTCAACCGATTGTGGTCGTCTTCCGGTGGTCAAACTGGTAAGGCTGGACGTGCTCAACAGACACAAAGTGCTTCACTGGAAGATCCGTCGATGAGCGCAAATGTTTCGATGCTGTCCAATGTGAGTGCGTCCTCGACTACGACGGTTTCGTCGGCTGACATCGAAGAACGTCAACGGAGGAGAGCGTTTGCCCATTTCGATTGTCAGTCGCTAACCGCTAATTTGGGTTACGCTGCTAAACTGAGAGGATTGCTGTTGGCTAGAAGACGGAACACTACGACGGGTGCGTCGGCAGCAGCAACTTATGGAACGAGGTCTTCTACTCCGGACGGAGAAAGCATAGATGAAGACTATGGGGATGGGCAAGGGAACGAGTTGCTGGAGAGCTGTCCATTCTTCAGAAATGAAATTGGTGGAGAAGAGGAACGCGAGGTTAGTTTGACAAGGATGCAAAATCCGCTTCCGGTCGGTCAGCAGAGACGAGCAATTCATCGACCTTTGCTAGCGTACGGTGTCTCCGTACTTGAATGTAGCCCGAATGAAACACTCTGGAAGGCAAATACTTGTCCATATCAGAGAGGTCCTCGTCCCATCGAACAAATCGACAACGGTGCTCTGTACTATCATCAGTTTTTCTTCGGTCAAGAACATCAAAATTGGTTCGGAATGGATGAACAGTTGGGCCCGGTGGCGATTTCGATCAAAAAGGAAAAACTGCCACCAAGTTTAACACCCACGTTGACAATCCACGGAACAGATGTAACACCCGCCGCAGGACAAACTCAGCAACATCTTTACAGGTTGATCGTACGCACCTCGGAGTTGTTGACACTTCGTGGATCAGTCATCGAGGACTCCATTCCGAACCCGCGCGGATCGGGCAAACATGTTAGTACCAAAGAAATTCTGGAATATGTAGCGCCAGAAGTACAAATAAGTTGTTTGAGGTTAGGCGTCAATACGCCACAATGTGAACAGCAGCTGTTGAAGCTTGACGAACAGGGTCTGACCAATAAGTATAAGGTTGGCATTCTGTACTGCCGAGCGGGACAATCGTCCGAGGAGGACATGTACAACAACGAAGACGCAGGTCCCGCGTTCAACGAATTTTTGGACACCATCGGAAAACGTGTCCGATTGAAGGGTTTCGAACACTACAAAGCCGGACTGGACAACAAAACGGACTCCACAGGGACTCACTCGCTGTACGCCAACTACCAGGATTGCGAGATAATGTTCCACGTTTCCACCATGCTTCCTTTCACACCGAACAACAGACAGCAGCTGTTGCGCAAACGTCACATCGGGAACGATATCGTAACGGTCGTTTTCCAGGAACCCGGGGCTCTTCCCTTCACTCCAAAGAACATACGTAGCCAGTTTCAGCACGTGTTTATTATTGTTCGTGCGGTGAATCCCTGCACGGATCACACCCAGTATCGGGTGGCCGTGTCCCGGTCAAAGGAAGTACCCGTGTTTGGTCCCCCTGTTCGAGCGGGAGCTCTCTACGCCAAAAGTAAGCACTTTGCCGATTTCCTACTATCGAAGGTGATCAACGCTGAAAATGCAGCCCATCGGTCGGAGAAATTTGCTACGATGGCAACTAGAACGAGGCAGGAGTACTTGAAGGATCTTACGAGCAATTACTGCAGTGCAACACTGGTTGATACCGGACAGAAGTTTTCGATTTTCCCGAGTAAAAAGCGGGAAAGGAGTAAGCCTAGATTTTCCGGAGATCTAACGCAAAGAGGGGCTTTCTGTTGGCAGGTCGTTCTGCATGACAGTGGCCAATCGACGCAGGTTGATTGCTTCCTGGGAATTTCGGCGGAAACGTTCGTACTGATCGAAGAATGCTCACGACAGATCATCTTTGTAACTCCGTGTAAGGCAGTTCTCGGTTGGTCAACGAGTCAGAATTCACTTCGTGTTTATCACCACCAGGGTGAATGTGTAACGCTGAATATGAGAGATTCGGGAGACCGTGATGAGCAGTTGGAGGTTATTGAGAGGCTGCGAGCTGTCACCAATGGTTGTGGGGCTTTGGAGCTAGGTCTGCGAAGGAATCCGATGGGCCAGTTAGGTTTCCATGTGCAACCGGATGGTGTTGTGACACAAGTTGAGATCTCCGGACAGGCTTGGACTGCTGGTCTGAGACAAGGTTACCGGTTGGTGGAAATTTGCAAGGTTGCCGTGGCTACCTTATCCCATGATCAGATGGTAGATTTACTGAAAACTTCAGCCCAGGTCACAGTAACGGTGATAGAATCATTTGCGGACTTTAGTCCACGCAGGGGCTGCTCCCTGCAGAATTGTCGCTTTAACTCAATGAACTACGAAAGTGATTATGATAGTGTTCCGGAACGAACAGATAAAAATGGAAAGAAACATTTACCAAGTGCTCAGCTGCAATCGGCAAACCACCGAAGAAGATACGTAAGGAATTTCTCGCCGCCGCGGTCCAGTAACAGTTCCGGCTACGGTACTGGAAGCAGCAGCAGATCCTTCACCGCTCTGAACCCGAATGGTATCCCACCGATCGAACACCGGTACTGCCCGGATATGGGAACACTCACCAGCTCCTCCAGTGGCCACTCTTCCAACGACGAACGCTGGTATGATGTCTTAGATCCACAGCAAGAAGCCGCTCCCACGTCTATGCCAACTTCGTCGGAGCAAAACATCTATCATCATCCAAAGTTAACATCTTCCAGTAATTCGCTACCCCTTGCGGGAGTAACTCCCCGCCCTCTTTCCCTACACAACGATTCACGCCAGCTGGTGGTGAACAACGCAAATAACAACGCCAACATCGCTCTACTCAAGCGATTAATTATAAGCGAGAATAATGGACACGAAAACAATTCCGCCGCCGAACCCCTATATAGCAGTTCCATGAAAAATCTTGCCAACAACCAGCACCTGAGTGCGACGGAGGATGAAGACCTGTCGCGACACAACTCACCCCAGCTTAAACGATCCGCAACGACAACAAACATCTACGGGATCAACGGTGGGAAGAAAGCTGCATCGAACGGCCCAGCCAGTTCCAGCAGTACGTCAAGTTCCCGAAACAACAGTCCGCGCCCGAACAGCGGAGTCATTGATACCAAACTGCGCCAGAAAAGTGCAGCTCCCCAACGAAACAGTGTCAACTACACGGGCAGCTCTCTGCAAGAGGACCTGATGAAACTAATCAATCCGGACTATATAGCTGCCGCTTCCAGTGACGATAACTTCAATGTGggatcaatcgaaaaaatgcAGAAGGGTCACCCGAATAGTCACAGTTTGGGAAATATCTCCTCGCTGGCTTCTGCCAGCGGACTGAAACCAATTCAACAGCTAACGCAAAAGTCTCGTTCGCGAGAGGGAATAAATTTGGGTTCTTCCAACAATTTGAAGGTGGCCAAAAATAATGGAACCATGAATGGTGGTGCCAATGGGCATCAATCCGAACAGGAGTCGGATGTGATTTTTACAACGGCACGCCCAGCCACGGTTATATCTAGCAACTGTTCCAGTCCAGCCAGCGAACTGAACAATAATTCCAGCAAATTGCACATCAACGAGGATCATCTGAAAATGTCACCCAGCCGGAAGCAGCAAATGATGGCAGCGGCGGCGGTGGCTAGCGGCATTCTGAAGAACAGTATGATGGCTAATGGCGGTGGTGGAAGCTCGGCAGCTGGTGGAAGTTCGGCTTCTGGTGGAAAGATTCCACTGCCCGATATGAAGGAAATGGACTGGACTAGTTTGGTGGATACGGCGACCAAGGCGATGACGCAG CTCACCGAATCCGGCTCCAAATCCCACCCGCAGGCAAACGTCTACTACGACGACATCAGCCAGGTCCTGAACGGGGTCGTCCAACAACAGCAGCAActacaacagcagcagcaacagctcCAACACCTTAAACAGCAACAACAGCTGCAACAGGCGGCTGCGGTTGCAGCCCATCACAACGGCACCGGAACACCTGCCCTGTCGGATCTCTCCTCCAATTCCAGTTCAACCTCACCGGTGTCCATCGGTAGCGGAAACAGTGGACATCAGATGCAGAACAGTTCCAGCCTTCCGGAGCTGCAGAGCCAGGTGACGCAACTGTCCGATCGGGTACTGCGCGAACAGCGCCGGAGACGATCCCTGGAACATGCTGTCCGGCGGTTGACCGAGGAAAATCGACGTCTACAGGACGAAAGTCAGGCCGCCGTTCAGCAGCTGCGTCGCTTCACCGAGTGGTTCTTTCAAACCATCGATCGGCAGTCCTAA